A single window of Kwoniella dejecticola CBS 10117 chromosome 8, complete sequence DNA harbors:
- a CDS encoding 40S ribosomal protein uS11: protein MAPKKTRAPQEQAAVNLGPNVAEGENVFGVAHIFASFNDTFVHVTDLSGKETISRVTGGMKVKADRDESSPYAAMLAAQDVAAKCKEVGITALHVKLRATGGTGTKQPGPGGQAALRALARAGMKIGRIEDVTPIPSDSTRRKGGRRGRRL from the exons ATGGCCCCCAAGAAAACCAGAGCTCCGCAAGAGCAAGCCGCCGTCAACCTCGGTCCCAACGTCGCCGAGGGTGAGAACGTCTTCGGTGTCGCTCACATCTTCGCTTC CTTCAACGATACCTTCGTCCACGTTACCGATCTCTCCGGTAAAGAAACCATCTCCAGAGTCACTGGTGGTATGAAGGTCAAGGCTGATCGAGATGAATCCTCT CCTTACGCCGCGATGTTGGCTGCCCAAGACGTCGCCGCTAAATGCAAGGAAGTCGGAATCACCGCTCTCCACGTCAAGCTCAGAGCTACCGGAGGTACCGGAACCAAGCAACCTGGTCCCGGAGGACAAGCCGCCCTCAGAGCCCTCGCTCGTGCCGGTATGAAGATCGGTCGAATCGAAGACGTTACCCCCATCCCATCCGATTCTACCAGAAGAAAGGGtggtagaagaggtagaagacTTTAG
- a CDS encoding mitochondrial 54S ribosomal protein bL12m has protein sequence MSLPRTILRSARASSSSSRLIFAQSARCISTSRPNFAESSAEASTSTASAPISPKISPIVEQISSLSLLEVSELVSALKTKLNITEVALPAASAAPAASAAGAGAGAGDAAEQAEEKPKEKTIFTVKLDKFDAGAKAKIIREVKAIMPNMNLVEAKKFVESVPQTLKENLPKEEAEKLQKTLQDLGATVLLV, from the exons ATGAGC CTCCCCCGAACCATCCTTCGATCCGCTCgagcatcttcctcctcctcccgaCTAATCTTCGCCCAATCCGCTCGATGTATATCTACCTCCCGACCCAATTTCGCCGAATCCTCTGCCGAAGCTTCGACCTCCACTGCCTCCGCGCCGATTTCACCTAAAATCTCACCCATCGTCGAGCAGATCTCAAGTCTGAGTTTATTGGAAGTCTCGGAACTGGTCAGCGCACTCAAGACCAAGTTGAATATAACGGAAGTGGCTTTACCCGCTGCGTCTGCCGCGCCGGCCGCATCGgcggcaggagcaggagcaggtgcGGGTGATGCAGCTGAACAGGCAGAGGAGAAAccaaaggagaagacgatcttTACTGTCAAGTTGGATAAATTTGATGCTGGTGCGAAGGCTAAGATTATCAGGGAGGTCAAGGCGATCATGCCGAATATGAACTTGGTAGAG GCCAAGAAATTCGTCGAATCGGTCCCGCAAACGCTCAAGGAGAACTTACCAAAGGAAGAGGCTGAGAAATTGCAAAAGACACTACAAGATCTCGGAGCTACTGTTTTGCTTGTGTAG